The Cyclobacterium amurskyense genome contains the following window.
CAATTTCACTATACACCAAAAGGACAATTCGATGGTGAACTTGAACTGAATTATAACCAACAGCAATATCTCTTTTTTATTGAAGTAAAAAAAGAAGTACGGCAATACATTGTAGCTCAGCTAGAAGCGTATAAAGGAACAGATTCAGACGTCCTTTTAGTGGCAGAACGGATTCCTAGCAAAGTAAAAATTGCCTTGCGTGAACGAAAAATGCCTTATATAGAGGCAAATGGGAATGTTTATATAGAAAAAAGGGAATTATTCTTATTAGTAGATACCCACAAACCGATTAACCACACAAAAGAAAAAGGAAATAGAGCATTTACAAAAACGGGTTTAAAAGTACTCTTTCATTTTTTACTTAAGCCAGAGCTCGTGAATAAAACCCAACGAGAAATCGCAGAATATACAGGTGTAGGTTTAGGTAATATCCCGCAAGTCTTAGATGGGCTGAAAGCAACTGGATATCTTCTACCACTAAATAAAAAAGAATATACTTGGCAAAAAAGAAAAGAACTGTTATTTCGCTGGGTCGAAGATTATGAAACTATCCTCAAGCCAGGGTTAAAGAAAAAGACTTACCAAATGAGGATAGATTGGAAAGATATTCAATTAAATGAAAGGATTGCTGCTTGGGGAGGGGAGCCAGCAGCCGACTTGATTACCAATTACCTGCGACCTGAGAAATTTATTCTTTATACGAATGAAGATCAAGCTAACCTAATAAGGAACTATAAACTTAAACCTAAAAAGGAAGGTGATCTAGAAGTCGTAGAAATGTTCTGGAATCAAAACCTGAATACCCAAATAGCTCCTTCAGTAATTGTTTATGCTGAACTTTTAATTGGAGGAGGTAAACGAAATAAGGAAACTGCAGAAATGATATTTAATGAGCAAATCAAACCAATCTTATAAAGAGTTAGCGATACCCCATTTTTCCGAGGTCTTTCATCTCATTGATGAAGTAATGAAAAAATTTGGAGTCCCATATTATCTTATTGGTGCAAGTGCGATTGCCTTAGAATTACTTAAAGACAATATTAAACCAAGCCGAGGAACAAAAGATATAGATTTTGCCATTATGCTCTCTTCAATGAAAGAATACGAGGCGATTGGAGAAGCTTTAAAAATAAAAGGC
Protein-coding sequences here:
- a CDS encoding type IV toxin-antitoxin system AbiEi family antitoxin → MEREILNIALENVQKEIPLQFHYTPKGQFDGELELNYNQQQYLFFIEVKKEVRQYIVAQLEAYKGTDSDVLLVAERIPSKVKIALRERKMPYIEANGNVYIEKRELFLLVDTHKPINHTKEKGNRAFTKTGLKVLFHFLLKPELVNKTQREIAEYTGVGLGNIPQVLDGLKATGYLLPLNKKEYTWQKRKELLFRWVEDYETILKPGLKKKTYQMRIDWKDIQLNERIAAWGGEPAADLITNYLRPEKFILYTNEDQANLIRNYKLKPKKEGDLEVVEMFWNQNLNTQIAPSVIVYAELLIGGGKRNKETAEMIFNEQIKPIL